One window of Aricia agestis chromosome 20, ilAriAges1.1, whole genome shotgun sequence genomic DNA carries:
- the LOC121737450 gene encoding uncharacterized protein LOC121737450 — MNQRGKHLVLLALSDGNKNSIEVQNLANFTMLPYSETENALSITNSECPVSPSNLEDPTITTPEQHDTTFENHGNSPSILFATNKSYEQEGIDFQTGDFSGTDSGDEYRPGPRSRSSSSSSSSSSSSSSSDSPAENNNSNNESLVHEYNQPAETITKPRGKKRTRNPTNWKKNVAKRLKNSGKTYISIKTKKLNQSKTIGPTCTTKCRLSCAAKFTEQKRTEIFESYWKLESLERQRGFLNTCTRPLKCAYRRIKTDKRYDRKANNAFYLLNENKEIRVCKTFLINTLGITQRVIRTVIDGRAQNDGFIPPDQRGKHGKQCTLGPEVIQAVKDHIESIPRIESHYLRASTSRQFIGGGLTVAELHRNYSESQKQQNKPICQFKRQRAPDIELRETNVNVVLQGQADYAL; from the coding sequence atgaaCCAACGCGGCAAACACCTAGTGCTACTTGCACTTTCTGATGGCAACAAAAACTCGATTGAAGTTCAAAATTTAGCCAATTTTACAATGTTACCTTATTCAGAAACAGAAAATGCATTGTCTATTACAAATTCCGAATGTCCAGTATCACCATCCAACCTAGAAGACCCAACAATAACTACTCCAGAGCAGCATGACACTACCTTCGAGAACCACGGTAACTCTCCATCTATTTTATTTGCGACTAATAAATCGTATGAACAAGAGGGTATCGACTTTCAAACAGGCGATTTCTCCGGCACTGATTCAGGAGATGAATACAGGCCTGGCCCTCGTTCAAGATCGTCTTCATCCAGTAGCTCCAGTAGCTCTAGTAGCAGTTCCAGTGATTCTCCTGCAGAAAACAATAATTCTAATAATGAGAGTCTAGTTCACGAGTATAACCAACCAGCGGAAACGATAACTAAACCGAGAGGCAAAAAGCGTACGCGTAATCCAACGAActggaaaaaaaatgttgctaagCGATTGAAAAACTCTGGAAAAACGTATATCTcaataaaaaccaaaaaactaaatcaAAGTAAAACAATAGGACCTACATGTACAACTAAATGTCGGTTGTCCTGTGCTGCTAAATTTACTGAACAAAAAAGGACGGAAATCTTTGAGTCTTACTGGAAGTTGGAGAGTTTAGAGAGGCAACGGGGTTTTTTAAACACCTGTACAAGACCACTAAAATGTGCTTACCGCCGCATAAAGACTGACAAAAGGTATGACAGAAAAGCAAACAACGCATTTTACTTGCTGAATGAGAATAAAGAAATCCGCGTCTGTAAAACTTTTCTCATTAACACTTTGGGTATCACACAACGGGTTATACGGACTGTTATCGACGGCAGAGCTCAGAATGATGGTTTCATTCCACCTGATCAACGAGGAAAACACGGAAAACAATGTACCTTGGGACCTGAAGTTATACAAGCAGTAAAGGATCATATCGAATCAATTCCAAGGATTGAGAGTCACTATCTCAGGGCTAGTACTAGCAGACAATTTATTGGTGGGGGTTTGACAGTGGCAGAACTACATAGAAATTATTCAGAAAGTCAGAAACAACAGAACAAGCCTATT